DNA from Parageobacillus thermoglucosidasius:
GCGCGATTTTATGAAGAATAGGAGTGAAAGTGTTGAATATACCGATTGCTGCTATTTTAACGAAAATGGAAGAACAGCTGCGGCAGGCAAAAACGGCTGCCAGCCAGCAACGTTTGCGTGAGCACATCGCTGCCGTTCGGGCTTTGTGTGATTTAGTGCTGGAGAAAGAGGAAGCAAAGGAAACGGCGGCCGTTTCTTCCGCCGCTGTGGTGCCGCTTTCCATCCCACAAGGGAAAAGCGAGCGAATCGACATTGGAGATGACGCGAATGGACCATCGCTGTTCGATTTTTAAGGCGGTTTCAAGGGATTTTGTGTGTTAAAAAAGAAACGGGACAAAGCGGTTATACGTTCGGTGTTGAAGAACTTACCCCTTCTGAAGCAGAAGAGTTTTTCTTTTATGTGGAAATACGTTATCATAATGATGGAGAATTGTTGATGAGGGGACGGAGGGAAA
Protein-coding regions in this window:
- a CDS encoding YwdI family protein, with the translated sequence MLNIPIAAILTKMEEQLRQAKTAASQQRLREHIAAVRALCDLVLEKEEAKETAAVSSAAVVPLSIPQGKSERIDIGDDANGPSLFDF